Proteins encoded by one window of Dyella humicola:
- a CDS encoding YebC/PmpR family DNA-binding transcriptional regulator — translation MGRGPSIEGRKNAEDAKRAKVFTKLIREITVATRAGVADPSANPRLRAAVDKALSANMTKDTIERAIKRGSGADGGAAMEELRYEGYGPAGIALIIDCFTDNPVRTVADVRHALTKHGGNLGTSGSVAFQFSRVGELVFATGGDEAKEEKVLEAALDAGADDVVNEHGESTVLCAPENFEAVQQALLAAGLTAQHAGVGMRPNNRVAVPDEALETLQDLLEKLDALDDVSEVSHNALLPTEAAN, via the coding sequence ATGGGTAGAGGCCCGTCCATCGAAGGTCGCAAGAACGCCGAAGACGCCAAGCGCGCCAAGGTATTCACCAAGCTGATCCGCGAAATCACCGTGGCCACCCGTGCTGGCGTCGCTGACCCGTCCGCCAATCCGCGCCTGCGTGCGGCGGTGGACAAGGCGTTGTCGGCCAATATGACCAAGGACACCATCGAGCGCGCGATCAAGCGCGGCTCGGGTGCCGATGGCGGTGCCGCGATGGAAGAGCTGCGCTACGAGGGTTACGGCCCGGCCGGCATCGCGCTGATCATCGACTGCTTCACCGACAACCCGGTCCGCACCGTGGCGGACGTGCGCCATGCCTTGACCAAGCACGGCGGCAACCTGGGCACCTCCGGCTCGGTGGCCTTCCAGTTCTCACGCGTGGGTGAACTCGTATTTGCCACCGGCGGCGATGAGGCCAAGGAGGAAAAGGTGCTGGAGGCTGCCCTCGATGCCGGTGCCGACGACGTCGTGAATGAGCATGGCGAGAGCACCGTACTGTGCGCGCCGGAAAACTTCGAAGCAGTGCAGCAGGCCTTGCTGGCGGCGGGACTGACGGCCCAGCACGCCGGTGTCGGCATGCGTCCGAACAACCGCGTGGCCGTGCCCGACGAGGCCTTGGAGACACTGCAGGACCTGCTCGAGAAGCTCGATGCGCTCGACGATGTCAGCGAAGTTTCCCATAACGCTCTGCTGCCGACCGAGGCAGCAAACTAA
- a CDS encoding esterase/lipase family protein: MSDHVILLHGLWMRGFALAMLHRRMMEAGFRVHRFDYMSVAATQQRILSRLEARIHELAQETQTVHLVGHSLGGLLALRACAEDVDLPPGRVVCLGSPLKGSAAARGFAGMGRGGEALLGGNRELLEYGFERWEGEREVGVVAGRLSLGLGAVLGQFEGDNDGTVAVDETHLPGIADHCVIETNHTGLLFSVEVARQVTQFLQRGRFDRTDS; the protein is encoded by the coding sequence ATGTCTGATCATGTGATCCTTCTGCACGGCCTGTGGATGCGCGGTTTTGCGTTGGCCATGCTGCACCGGCGCATGATGGAGGCAGGCTTTCGCGTGCACCGCTTCGACTATATGAGCGTGGCGGCCACTCAGCAGCGCATCCTCAGCCGGCTGGAAGCACGTATCCACGAGTTGGCTCAGGAGACGCAGACCGTTCATCTGGTGGGCCACAGTCTGGGTGGCCTGCTGGCGCTGCGCGCCTGCGCGGAAGACGTTGATTTGCCGCCTGGTCGGGTCGTCTGCCTGGGGTCTCCCTTGAAAGGCAGTGCCGCTGCGCGCGGCTTCGCCGGCATGGGGCGCGGTGGCGAGGCGCTGTTGGGAGGCAATCGCGAGCTGCTCGAATACGGTTTCGAGCGCTGGGAGGGTGAACGTGAGGTCGGCGTGGTCGCCGGGCGCCTGTCGCTCGGCCTGGGCGCGGTGCTGGGCCAGTTTGAGGGCGACAACGACGGTACCGTGGCCGTCGACGAGACGCATCTGCCAGGCATTGCCGACCATTGCGTGATCGAGACCAACCATACGGGCCTGCTGTTCTCCGTCGAGGTGGCTCGTCAAGTGACGCAATTCCTGCAACGAGGCCGCTTCGACCGTACGGATTCCTGA
- the tolQ gene encoding protein TolQ, producing the protein MNGGLNIFKLIAEASILVQFVMLVLLVFSFLSWVIILRKHAQLKSAMEEAEGFEERFWSGADLAQLFREVSNRGAENGGMENVFESGFREFVRQRQRKTHDMRVVIEGSERAMRVAGTREIGRLERNLEFLANVGSISPYVGLFGTVIGIMGAFQGLGEMKDVTIAVVAPHISEALIATAMGLFAAIPAVWAYNRFANKVERVASRYDVFQEEFSSVLQRQIQADDASA; encoded by the coding sequence ATGAACGGTGGACTGAACATTTTCAAGCTGATCGCGGAAGCGAGCATCCTGGTGCAGTTTGTGATGCTGGTGCTGCTGGTGTTCTCCTTCCTTTCATGGGTGATCATCCTGCGCAAGCATGCCCAGCTGAAATCCGCGATGGAGGAGGCCGAGGGCTTCGAGGAGCGCTTCTGGTCAGGTGCCGACCTCGCCCAGCTGTTCCGGGAAGTGAGCAATCGCGGTGCCGAGAACGGCGGCATGGAAAACGTCTTCGAGTCGGGCTTCCGCGAGTTCGTGCGTCAGCGCCAGCGCAAGACGCATGACATGCGCGTCGTCATCGAGGGTTCCGAGCGCGCCATGCGCGTGGCCGGTACGCGCGAAATCGGACGGCTCGAGCGCAACCTGGAGTTCCTCGCCAACGTCGGTTCGATCAGCCCCTACGTGGGCCTGTTCGGCACCGTCATCGGCATCATGGGCGCGTTCCAGGGCCTGGGCGAGATGAAAGACGTGACCATCGCCGTGGTGGCGCCGCACATCTCCGAGGCGCTGATTGCTACCGCCATGGGTCTGTTCGCGGCGATTCCCGCGGTGTGGGCCTATAACCGCTTCGCCAACAAGGTCGAGCGCGTGGCCTCCCGCTACGACGTGTTCCAGGAGGAGTTCTCCTCCGTGCTGCAGCGGCAGATCCAGGCCGACGACGCGTCTGCTTGA
- the ruvB gene encoding Holliday junction branch migration DNA helicase RuvB — protein sequence MTDHRIVTAAAHMDDEALEASIRPKRLAEYLGQQAVREQMSIYIEAAKKRGGALDHVLIFGPPGLGKTTLSHVIANELGVNLRSTSGPVLERAGDLAALLTNLEPHDVLFVDEIHRLSPVVEEVLYPAMEDFQIDIMIGEGPAARSIKLDLPPFTLIGATTRAGLLTAPLRDRFGIVQRLEFYTPEELTAIVRRSARIMGIACDPEGAQEIARRSRGTPRIANRLLRRVRDYAEVRADGQITFAAARAAMEMLKVDAEGFDELDRRLLNTIIENFDGGPVGVESLAAALSEDRGTLEDVVEPYLIQQGFLVRTARGRMASAKAWRHLGLTPPPRQPLAVDLFAGDGSV from the coding sequence ATGACCGACCACCGCATCGTCACCGCCGCCGCCCATATGGACGACGAGGCTCTGGAAGCCTCCATCCGGCCCAAGCGGCTGGCCGAGTATCTGGGGCAGCAGGCGGTGCGCGAGCAGATGTCGATTTATATCGAGGCTGCAAAGAAACGTGGTGGTGCGCTGGATCACGTGCTGATCTTCGGGCCTCCGGGCCTGGGCAAGACCACCTTGAGCCACGTGATTGCCAACGAGCTCGGCGTCAATTTGCGCTCCACCTCGGGTCCGGTGCTGGAGCGCGCCGGTGACCTGGCCGCCTTGCTGACCAATCTCGAGCCGCACGACGTGCTGTTCGTGGATGAGATCCACCGCCTTTCGCCCGTGGTCGAGGAAGTGCTCTATCCGGCGATGGAAGATTTCCAGATCGACATCATGATCGGCGAGGGCCCGGCCGCGCGCTCGATCAAGCTCGACCTGCCGCCATTCACCTTGATCGGCGCGACCACGCGGGCGGGCTTGCTCACGGCGCCGCTGCGTGACCGCTTCGGCATCGTGCAGCGTCTGGAGTTCTATACGCCCGAAGAGCTCACCGCCATCGTGCGACGCTCCGCCCGCATCATGGGCATTGCCTGCGATCCGGAAGGGGCGCAGGAAATTGCCCGTCGCTCACGCGGCACCCCGCGTATCGCCAATCGCTTGCTGCGCCGCGTGCGTGACTACGCCGAAGTGCGTGCCGACGGACAGATCACGTTCGCCGCCGCCCGTGCCGCGATGGAGATGCTCAAGGTGGATGCCGAGGGTTTCGACGAACTGGATCGCCGTTTGCTCAACACCATCATTGAAAATTTCGACGGCGGCCCGGTGGGCGTGGAATCGCTGGCCGCCGCGCTCAGCGAGGACCGCGGCACGCTTGAAGACGTGGTCGAGCCTTATCTGATCCAGCAGGGTTTCCTGGTGCGCACCGCGCGCGGCCGCATGGCCAGCGCCAAGGCGTGGCGACACTTGGGCCTGACGCCGCCGCCGCGTCAGCCGTTGGCGGTGGACCTGTTCGCCGGTGACGGGAGTGTCTGA
- the ruvC gene encoding crossover junction endodeoxyribonuclease RuvC, producing the protein MTRIIGIDPGSQRTGVGIIDVDAGGKLSHVFHGALAVAGEASFPLRLKRIFDELCAIIAAHRPDECGIERVFMARNADSALKLGQARGAAICAVVSQGVAVHEYAATEVKQAVVGSGRGDKTQVQHMIGVLLGLKGPLQADAADALAIAVTHAHTRASLDRVGIPRTAWRRRR; encoded by the coding sequence ATGACGCGCATCATCGGCATCGATCCGGGCAGCCAGCGCACCGGTGTCGGCATCATCGATGTCGATGCCGGCGGCAAACTGTCCCATGTTTTTCATGGCGCATTGGCGGTGGCTGGCGAGGCCAGTTTTCCGCTGCGCCTGAAACGCATATTTGACGAGCTGTGTGCCATCATCGCCGCCCATCGGCCGGACGAATGCGGCATCGAACGCGTGTTCATGGCGCGCAATGCCGATTCGGCGTTGAAGCTGGGCCAGGCGAGGGGGGCCGCGATTTGTGCGGTCGTCAGTCAGGGGGTCGCGGTGCACGAGTACGCAGCGACGGAAGTAAAACAGGCCGTGGTCGGTAGCGGCCGCGGTGACAAAACCCAGGTGCAGCACATGATTGGCGTCCTGCTCGGACTGAAGGGGCCGTTGCAGGCCGATGCGGCGGATGCGCTCGCCATTGCGGTGACCCACGCGCATACCCGCGCAAGCCTGGATCGCGTCGGCATTCCACGGACGGCATGGAGACGTCGCCGATGA
- the ruvA gene encoding Holliday junction branch migration protein RuvA yields the protein MIGRLRGILVSKQPPWLLIEVGGVGYELEAPMSTIYDLPSIGKEVTLLTHYAVKEDSVALYGFFHEAERTLFRSLQKVSGIGAKISLAVLSGVSTHDFARLVQTGDVVALTKIPGIGKKTAERIVVELRDRMDGLAAPLSGLGSKANGAPLDPAGEATVALQQLGYKPAEVTRLVQKVAADGDTAESIIRKALRAALGN from the coding sequence ATGATCGGTCGACTGCGCGGCATCCTGGTCTCCAAGCAGCCACCGTGGCTGCTGATTGAAGTCGGCGGCGTCGGTTACGAGTTGGAAGCGCCGATGTCCACCATCTACGACCTGCCGTCGATAGGCAAGGAAGTGACACTGCTCACCCACTACGCCGTGAAGGAAGACAGCGTGGCGCTGTATGGCTTCTTTCACGAAGCCGAGCGCACGCTGTTCCGTAGCCTGCAGAAAGTCAGTGGCATCGGCGCGAAGATTTCACTCGCGGTGCTCTCTGGCGTATCCACGCATGACTTTGCGCGCTTGGTGCAAACCGGCGACGTGGTCGCCCTGACCAAGATCCCTGGCATCGGCAAGAAGACCGCCGAACGCATCGTGGTTGAGTTGCGCGACCGCATGGATGGGCTGGCTGCGCCGCTGTCTGGTCTGGGCAGCAAGGCGAATGGCGCACCGCTGGACCCTGCGGGCGAAGCCACCGTCGCACTACAGCAGCTCGGCTACAAGCCGGCTGAAGTCACTCGTCTTGTGCAGAAGGTCGCCGCCGATGGCGACACTGCCGAATCGATCATCCGCAAGGCGCTGCGCGCCGCACTAGGGAATTGA
- the aspS gene encoding aspartate--tRNA ligase, with protein sequence MRTHFCGLIDEALVGQTVTLCGWVNTLRLQSHVAFVDLRDHEGLAQVVVERENAAAFAVAGEIGNEYCLRVTGTIRKRLSVNDKLRTGTVELLADTVEILNAAKDLPFALHENPNEDMRMTYRYLDLRRPEMQKMMRTRIKLVQTLRRYLDARGFQDIETPILTKATPEGARDYLVPSRVHPGQFYALPQSPQLFKQILMMAGFDRYYQIARCFRDEDLRADRQPEFTQLDLEFAFVEEKDVQDFVEELIRHVFKEVQGVELDPSFPRMTWAEAMRRFGSDKPDLRIALELVDIADAVKHVEFKVFAEPANAANGRVAALRVPGGASLTRKEIDLLTEYVAKYGAKGLAWLRVDDLSKGREGINSPVAKFLDDAALDGVLTLTGAQSGDMVFFGAGSWKAVTDFMGALRLKVGKDRGLVENSWKPLWVTDFPMFEYDEEDQRFVALHHPFTAPKVDDVDDLRANAANAVSRGYDMVLNGNEIGGGSIRIHRPDMQSTVFDLLGISPEEAELKFGFLLKALKFGAPPHGGLAFGIDRIAALMAGTESIRDVIAFPKTTSAQDLMTDAPSMVSEPQLKELHVRIAAADKLHG encoded by the coding sequence ATGCGCACGCATTTTTGCGGCCTCATCGACGAGGCACTGGTCGGCCAGACCGTCACCCTGTGCGGCTGGGTCAATACCCTTCGCCTGCAGAGCCATGTGGCCTTCGTAGACCTGCGTGACCACGAGGGCCTTGCCCAGGTGGTGGTCGAGCGCGAGAACGCGGCCGCCTTCGCGGTGGCAGGCGAGATCGGCAACGAATACTGCCTGCGCGTCACCGGCACCATCCGCAAGCGCTTGTCGGTGAATGACAAGCTGCGTACCGGCACGGTGGAACTGCTGGCCGATACGGTGGAAATTCTCAATGCCGCGAAGGATCTGCCGTTCGCGCTGCATGAGAACCCCAACGAGGACATGCGGATGACCTACCGCTACCTCGACCTGCGTCGCCCCGAGATGCAGAAGATGATGCGCACGCGCATCAAGCTGGTGCAGACGCTGCGTCGTTACCTCGACGCGCGCGGCTTCCAGGATATCGAGACGCCGATCCTCACCAAGGCCACGCCGGAAGGCGCGCGTGACTACCTGGTGCCCAGCCGCGTGCATCCGGGCCAGTTCTACGCGCTGCCGCAGTCGCCGCAGCTGTTCAAGCAGATCCTGATGATGGCCGGTTTCGATCGCTACTATCAGATCGCCCGCTGCTTCCGTGACGAAGATCTGCGCGCCGACCGCCAACCGGAATTCACCCAGCTCGACCTTGAGTTCGCGTTCGTCGAAGAGAAGGACGTGCAGGACTTCGTGGAGGAACTGATCCGCCACGTGTTCAAGGAAGTGCAGGGCGTCGAGCTCGACCCCAGCTTCCCGCGCATGACCTGGGCCGAAGCAATGCGTCGTTTCGGTTCGGACAAGCCGGATCTGCGCATCGCGCTCGAACTGGTGGACATCGCCGACGCCGTCAAGCACGTCGAGTTCAAGGTCTTCGCTGAACCTGCCAACGCTGCCAACGGCCGCGTGGCGGCACTGCGCGTGCCCGGCGGCGCCAGCTTGACCCGCAAGGAAATCGACCTGCTTACCGAATACGTCGCCAAGTACGGCGCCAAGGGGCTGGCCTGGTTGCGTGTGGACGATCTTTCCAAGGGTCGCGAGGGCATCAATTCGCCCGTGGCGAAGTTCCTCGATGACGCGGCGCTGGATGGCGTGCTTACGCTCACCGGGGCGCAGAGCGGCGACATGGTGTTCTTTGGTGCGGGCAGCTGGAAGGCGGTGACCGACTTCATGGGCGCACTGCGCCTGAAGGTCGGCAAGGATCGCGGTCTGGTCGAAAACAGCTGGAAACCGTTGTGGGTCACCGACTTCCCGATGTTCGAGTACGACGAGGAAGACCAGCGCTTCGTCGCCTTGCATCACCCGTTCACGGCACCGAAGGTCGATGACGTGGACGACCTGCGCGCCAATGCAGCAAACGCCGTCAGCCGCGGCTACGACATGGTGCTCAACGGCAACGAGATCGGCGGCGGTTCCATCCGTATCCATCGTCCGGACATGCAGAGCACGGTGTTCGATCTTCTGGGCATTAGCCCGGAGGAGGCCGAGCTCAAGTTCGGCTTCCTGTTGAAGGCGCTGAAGTTCGGCGCGCCGCCGCATGGTGGCCTCGCCTTCGGTATCGACCGCATTGCGGCGCTGATGGCGGGTACCGAGTCGATCCGCGACGTGATCGCGTTTCCCAAGACCACCAGCGCGCAGGATCTGATGACCGACGCACCGTCGATGGTTTCGGAGCCACAGTTGAAGGAGCTCCATGTGCGCATAGCCGCGGCAGACAAGCTTCACGGCTGA
- the tolA gene encoding cell envelope integrity protein TolA → MRADSPKGTSKAVVLSSILHLGIVGFLALAVVPCSFYENLFETLHLPASWNPITCAKPLSLPGEIIEATLIGPTGAPPPKAVKAKPVPDTTPPPPTIPPPTPQEEAPVVKTLPPPPEHPDTKDQEKVVADALQKAEDAKKEQEEKQRQRQSELDAQAAKQKQDKQKLDEMFAKLDAAQNAAQKAQDKAKQAKQQMEDLKNAKDNGMTNVPAAEQRQTGTNGPDAGLLAQYLAAIQNAVTQNWLRPDNMPSTPCIVHIVQLPGGDVMSAKVDPSCPYDDAGKRSIENAVLRAQPLPYKGFESVFNRNIDFTFRPQ, encoded by the coding sequence ATGAGGGCCGACTCCCCCAAGGGTACGTCCAAGGCTGTCGTACTCTCTTCCATTCTCCATTTGGGCATCGTGGGTTTTCTGGCCCTCGCGGTGGTGCCGTGCTCGTTCTACGAGAACCTGTTCGAGACGCTGCACCTGCCAGCCAGCTGGAATCCGATCACCTGCGCCAAGCCGCTGTCGCTGCCGGGCGAAATCATCGAAGCCACCCTGATCGGCCCTACCGGCGCGCCGCCGCCGAAGGCGGTCAAGGCCAAGCCGGTGCCGGACACCACGCCACCACCGCCGACGATTCCGCCACCGACGCCCCAGGAAGAGGCGCCCGTGGTCAAGACGCTACCGCCGCCGCCCGAGCATCCGGATACCAAGGATCAGGAGAAGGTCGTGGCCGATGCCTTGCAGAAGGCTGAGGACGCGAAGAAGGAGCAGGAGGAGAAGCAGCGTCAGCGACAGTCGGAATTGGACGCCCAGGCGGCCAAGCAGAAGCAGGACAAGCAGAAGCTCGACGAGATGTTCGCCAAGCTTGATGCGGCCCAGAACGCGGCCCAGAAGGCGCAGGACAAGGCCAAGCAGGCCAAGCAGCAGATGGAAGACCTCAAGAACGCCAAGGACAACGGCATGACCAATGTGCCCGCTGCCGAGCAGCGACAGACCGGTACCAACGGTCCGGACGCGGGTTTGCTGGCCCAATATTTGGCTGCGATTCAGAACGCGGTCACACAGAATTGGCTTCGCCCGGATAACATGCCGAGCACGCCGTGCATCGTGCACATCGTGCAGTTGCCTGGTGGCGACGTGATGAGCGCCAAGGTCGATCCTAGCTGCCCATACGACGACGCCGGCAAGCGTTCCATCGAAAACGCCGTACTGCGCGCTCAGCCCCTGCCTTACAAGGGCTTTGAGAGCGTGTTCAACCGCAATATCGATTTCACTTTCAGGCCGCAGTGA
- a CDS encoding potassium transporter Kup has protein sequence MTPDSTHGTTDADTKRRLAALALGAIGVVYGDIGTSPLYTLQTTLSHDGMKPTPESIYGVLSLIFWAQILVVSLKYVVFIMRADNKGEGGIMALLALALRSVKGDARQRWFLAIIGIFGAALFYGDGVITPAISVLSAVEGVKVAAPHLDRWIVPITAVILFFLFALQRHGTERVGRLFGPVMVIWFIVIALLGANMIAHNPHVLTAINPLYGVRFFFTHGMQAFIALGGVVLALTGAEALYADMGHFGKRPIRLAWFSFVLPALVLNYFGQGALLLDHPEAIDSPFFKLVPSVMLYPMIGLATVATVIASQAVISGAFSMTREAMSLGYSMRMPVVHTSREMSGQIFVPWVNNFLLVMVLLAVVGFRSSDSLSAAYGIAVTGTMTITTILALIVARRQWHWSRLTVIVAGILLLSIDLSFLGANLIKVEYGGWFPLVLGVAVFIVMTTWRRGRELVVREIKQSGLALQPFIENIAEHPPLRVPGTAVFLTANQNSVPHALLHNLKHNKVLHERNVLLTVEMLETPVAEPNERIEITELGGNFYGLELRFGFAEDPNIPRALSQCQRVGMPFDMMDTTFFLSRETIIADARRPGMALWRDKLFAFMARNALPATAFFQIPGNRLIELGAQVEI, from the coding sequence GTGACCCCGGATTCCACCCACGGCACGACCGACGCTGATACCAAGCGACGCCTGGCAGCGTTGGCCCTTGGTGCGATCGGCGTGGTCTATGGCGACATCGGCACGAGTCCGCTGTACACCTTGCAGACGACGCTGAGCCACGACGGCATGAAGCCCACGCCGGAGAGCATTTATGGCGTGCTGTCGCTGATTTTCTGGGCGCAGATCCTGGTGGTCTCGCTCAAGTACGTCGTTTTCATCATGCGCGCCGACAACAAGGGCGAGGGCGGCATCATGGCGCTGCTGGCGCTGGCCTTGCGCAGCGTCAAGGGCGATGCACGCCAGCGCTGGTTCCTGGCGATCATCGGCATCTTTGGTGCCGCGCTGTTCTATGGCGATGGCGTGATCACGCCGGCCATCTCGGTGCTTTCGGCGGTTGAGGGCGTCAAGGTGGCTGCGCCTCATCTCGATCGCTGGATCGTGCCGATCACCGCGGTGATACTGTTCTTCCTGTTCGCGCTGCAGCGACATGGCACGGAGCGCGTCGGCAGGCTGTTCGGGCCGGTGATGGTGATCTGGTTCATCGTGATCGCGCTGCTGGGCGCGAACATGATCGCGCACAATCCGCACGTGCTGACGGCAATCAATCCGCTCTATGGCGTGCGTTTCTTCTTCACTCACGGCATGCAGGCGTTCATTGCGCTCGGCGGCGTGGTGCTGGCGCTGACCGGCGCCGAGGCGCTGTACGCGGACATGGGGCATTTCGGCAAGCGGCCGATTCGCCTGGCCTGGTTCAGCTTCGTGCTGCCGGCCCTGGTGTTGAATTACTTCGGCCAGGGTGCGCTGCTGCTGGATCACCCCGAAGCGATCGACAGCCCGTTCTTCAAGCTGGTGCCGAGCGTGATGCTGTACCCGATGATCGGCCTGGCCACGGTGGCCACGGTGATTGCCTCGCAGGCGGTGATCTCCGGTGCGTTCTCGATGACGCGCGAGGCGATGTCGCTGGGCTATTCGATGCGCATGCCGGTGGTGCATACCTCGCGTGAGATGTCCGGCCAGATTTTCGTGCCGTGGGTGAACAACTTCCTGCTGGTGATGGTGCTGCTGGCGGTGGTGGGTTTCCGCAGTTCGGATAGCTTGAGCGCGGCCTACGGCATCGCAGTGACTGGCACCATGACCATCACCACGATTCTTGCCCTGATCGTGGCGCGCCGGCAGTGGCATTGGAGCCGCCTTACCGTCATCGTCGCTGGCATCCTGCTGCTGTCCATCGATCTGTCCTTCCTGGGCGCCAACCTGATCAAGGTCGAATACGGCGGCTGGTTCCCGCTGGTATTGGGCGTGGCGGTGTTCATCGTGATGACCACCTGGCGGCGCGGTCGCGAGTTGGTGGTGCGCGAGATCAAGCAATCCGGGCTGGCGCTGCAGCCGTTCATCGAGAACATCGCCGAGCATCCGCCGTTGCGCGTACCGGGTACGGCCGTGTTCCTCACCGCCAACCAGAATTCCGTGCCACATGCGTTGCTGCATAACCTCAAGCACAACAAGGTGCTGCACGAGCGCAATGTGCTGTTGACGGTGGAGATGCTGGAGACGCCGGTGGCCGAGCCGAACGAACGCATCGAGATCACCGAGCTGGGTGGCAACTTCTATGGTCTCGAATTGCGCTTCGGTTTTGCCGAGGATCCGAATATCCCGCGGGCGCTGTCCCAGTGCCAACGGGTCGGCATGCCGTTCGACATGATGGACACCACGTTCTTCCTGTCCCGCGAAACCATCATCGCGGATGCGCGGCGTCCGGGCATGGCGCTATGGCGCGACAAGCTGTTCGCCTTCATGGCGCGTAATGCGTTGCCGGCGACGGCGTTCTTCCAGATTCCCGGCAATCGCCTGATCGAACTGGGTGCGCAGGTGGAGATTTAG
- the tolR gene encoding protein TolR: protein MRSTARHKRFKLKSEINVVPYIDVMLVLLIIFMVTTPMLNSNVDVNLPQAHAKSMQDKKDPVIVSVDQQGQLYLTLGDEKKQPVDVETMKAKVGAFVKANPEVSVLVAGDRDGKYEGVYQVLADLQQAGVAKVGLMSAPESGSKK, encoded by the coding sequence ATGCGTAGCACTGCGCGACACAAGCGCTTCAAGCTCAAATCCGAGATCAACGTCGTGCCGTATATCGACGTGATGCTGGTGCTGTTGATCATTTTCATGGTCACCACGCCCATGCTCAACTCCAATGTCGACGTGAACCTGCCGCAGGCGCACGCCAAGTCGATGCAGGACAAGAAAGACCCGGTCATCGTCTCGGTCGATCAGCAGGGGCAGCTCTATCTCACGCTGGGTGACGAGAAGAAGCAGCCCGTCGATGTCGAGACCATGAAGGCCAAGGTAGGTGCGTTCGTGAAGGCGAACCCTGAGGTCAGCGTCCTTGTGGCCGGTGATCGCGACGGCAAGTACGAGGGCGTGTATCAGGTGCTGGCCGACCTGCAGCAGGCCGGCGTGGCCAAGGTCGGTCTGATGAGCGCGCCGGAGTCGGGCAGCAAGAAATGA
- the ybgC gene encoding tol-pal system-associated acyl-CoA thioesterase, producing the protein MSDHQPFHWPVRVYWEDTDAGGVVYHASYLRFMERARSEWLRAMGINQSAYKEATGLAFLVREMQIDFLRAALLDDELSVSVEVKERRAASILFAQTIRRVDGTELIRAKVRVACVDVRRMRPVQIPADFTPGLSPQ; encoded by the coding sequence ATGTCCGATCACCAGCCCTTCCATTGGCCCGTCCGCGTCTATTGGGAAGACACCGACGCTGGCGGCGTGGTCTATCACGCCAGCTATCTGCGTTTCATGGAGCGAGCTCGCAGCGAGTGGCTGCGGGCCATGGGTATCAACCAGTCTGCCTACAAGGAGGCCACTGGTTTGGCCTTCCTGGTCCGGGAAATGCAGATCGACTTCCTGCGGGCGGCCCTGCTGGATGATGAACTGTCGGTAAGCGTCGAAGTCAAAGAACGGCGCGCAGCCAGTATCCTCTTTGCCCAAACGATCCGCCGGGTGGACGGGACGGAGCTGATTCGCGCGAAGGTGCGCGTGGCCTGTGTCGATGTCCGCCGAATGCGTCCGGTGCAAATTCCGGCCGATTTCACCCCTGGCCTTTCCCCTCAATAA